One window from the genome of Amycolatopsis sp. NBC_01480 encodes:
- the uvrA gene encoding excinuclease ABC subunit UvrA: protein MADRLVVRGAREHNLRGVDLDLPRDSLIVFTGLSGSGKSSLAFDTIFAEGQRRYVESLSAYARQFLGQMDKPDVDFIEGLSPAVSIDQKSTSRNPRSTVGTITEVYDYLRLLYARAGKAHCPKCGELISKQTPQQIVDQVLEMDEGTRFQVLAPVVRGRKGEYLDLFQNLQQQGYARVVVDGTVHPLTDPPKLKKQEKHQIGVVIDRLSVKTSSRQRLTDSVETALRLADGLVELEFVDLPENDAHRVRGFSENLACPNGHPLAIEDLEPRSFSFNSPYGACPECTGIGIRKEVDPELVVPDDELSLGEGAIAPWAGGQSADYFIRLLESLSEAVGFRMDTPWRKLPARVQKAVLHGVDEQVHVRYRNRYGRQRSYYAAFEGVIPFLERRQEQTESEYMRERYEGYMREVPCPTCQGTRLKPEILAVTLEHGTQGERSIAEVCALSIDEASRFLDELVLGPREAMIAGAVLKEIQARLRFLLDVGLTYLSLDRASGTLSGGEAQRIRLATQIGSGLVGVLYVLDEPSIGLHQRDNHRLIETLTRLRNLGNTLIVVEHDEDTIRSSDWVVDIGPGAGEHGGHIVHSGPYKKMLKNKESITGAYLSGQRRIEVPALRRPIDKKRQLTVVGAREHNLRGLDVSFPLGCLVSVTGVSGSGKSTLVNDILAQVLANKLNGARQVPGRHTRVNGLNNVDKLVRVDQSPIGRTPRSNPATYTGVWDHVRKLFAATAEAKVRGYQQGRFSFNVKGGRCEACAGDGTIKIEMNFLPDVYVPCEVCKGARYNRETLEVHYKGKTVSDVLDMPIEEAAEFFEPIKAIHRHLATLVDVGLGYVRLGQPAPTLSGGEAQRVKLASELQKRSTGKTVYILDEPTTGLHFEDISKLIGVINGLVDKGNTVIVIEHNLDVIKTSDWIIDMGPEGGSGGGTVVAEGTPEYLSEVAESYTGEYLRGVLNPA, encoded by the coding sequence GTGGCTGATCGCCTCGTTGTTCGCGGTGCCCGCGAGCACAACCTCCGCGGCGTGGATCTCGACCTGCCCCGCGACAGCCTGATCGTGTTCACGGGCCTGTCCGGGTCGGGCAAGTCGAGCCTCGCCTTCGACACCATCTTCGCCGAGGGGCAGCGGCGTTACGTCGAGTCGCTGTCGGCGTACGCCCGGCAGTTCCTCGGGCAGATGGACAAGCCCGACGTCGACTTCATCGAGGGCCTCTCGCCCGCGGTGTCGATCGACCAGAAGTCCACCTCGCGCAACCCGCGCTCCACGGTGGGCACGATCACCGAGGTCTACGACTACCTGCGGCTGCTCTACGCCCGCGCGGGCAAGGCGCACTGCCCCAAGTGCGGCGAGCTGATCAGCAAGCAGACGCCGCAGCAGATCGTGGACCAGGTGCTCGAGATGGACGAGGGCACCCGCTTCCAGGTGCTCGCGCCGGTGGTGCGCGGGCGCAAGGGCGAGTACCTCGACCTGTTCCAGAACCTGCAGCAGCAGGGTTACGCGCGCGTGGTCGTCGACGGCACGGTGCACCCGCTCACCGACCCGCCGAAGCTGAAGAAGCAGGAGAAGCACCAGATCGGCGTGGTGATCGACCGGCTGAGCGTCAAGACCAGCTCGCGGCAGCGGCTCACCGACTCGGTGGAGACCGCGCTGCGGCTGGCCGACGGCCTGGTCGAGCTGGAGTTCGTCGACCTGCCGGAGAACGACGCGCACCGCGTGCGCGGGTTCTCCGAGAACCTGGCCTGCCCCAACGGGCACCCGCTGGCGATCGAGGACCTCGAGCCGCGCTCGTTCTCCTTCAACTCGCCCTACGGCGCGTGCCCCGAGTGCACCGGCATCGGCATCCGCAAGGAGGTCGACCCGGAGCTGGTGGTGCCCGACGACGAGCTGTCGCTGGGCGAGGGCGCCATCGCGCCGTGGGCGGGCGGGCAGAGCGCCGACTACTTCATCCGGCTGCTCGAGTCGCTGTCCGAGGCCGTCGGCTTCCGCATGGACACGCCGTGGCGCAAGCTGCCGGCGCGGGTGCAGAAGGCGGTGCTGCACGGTGTCGACGAGCAGGTGCACGTCCGCTACCGCAACCGCTACGGCCGGCAGCGCTCGTACTACGCGGCGTTCGAGGGCGTCATCCCGTTCCTCGAGCGGCGCCAGGAGCAGACCGAGTCCGAGTACATGCGCGAGCGGTACGAGGGCTACATGCGCGAGGTCCCGTGCCCGACCTGCCAGGGCACCCGGCTCAAGCCCGAGATCCTGGCCGTCACGCTGGAGCACGGCACGCAGGGCGAGCGCTCGATCGCCGAGGTCTGCGCGCTGTCGATCGACGAGGCTTCGCGGTTCCTCGACGAGCTGGTGCTCGGCCCGCGCGAGGCGATGATCGCCGGCGCCGTGCTCAAGGAGATCCAGGCGCGGCTGCGGTTCCTGCTCGACGTCGGGCTCACCTACCTCTCGCTCGACCGCGCGTCGGGCACGCTCTCCGGCGGCGAGGCGCAGCGCATCCGGCTCGCCACGCAGATCGGCTCCGGGCTGGTGGGCGTGCTGTACGTGCTGGACGAGCCGTCGATCGGCCTGCACCAGCGCGACAACCACCGGCTGATCGAGACGCTGACCCGGCTGCGCAACCTCGGCAACACGCTGATCGTGGTGGAGCACGACGAGGACACCATCCGCTCCAGCGACTGGGTGGTCGACATCGGCCCGGGCGCGGGCGAGCACGGCGGCCACATCGTCCACAGTGGACCGTACAAGAAGATGCTGAAGAACAAGGAGTCGATCACCGGGGCGTACCTGTCGGGGCAGCGCCGGATCGAGGTGCCCGCCCTGCGGCGGCCGATCGACAAGAAGCGGCAGCTGACGGTCGTCGGCGCGCGGGAGCACAACCTGCGCGGGCTGGACGTGTCGTTCCCGCTGGGCTGCCTGGTGTCGGTCACCGGCGTGTCCGGCTCGGGCAAGTCCACGCTGGTCAACGACATCCTGGCGCAGGTGCTGGCGAACAAGCTCAACGGCGCGCGCCAGGTGCCGGGGCGGCACACGCGGGTCAACGGGCTGAACAACGTCGACAAGCTGGTGCGCGTCGACCAGTCGCCGATCGGGCGGACCCCGCGGTCCAACCCGGCCACCTACACCGGCGTGTGGGACCACGTGCGCAAGCTGTTCGCGGCCACGGCCGAGGCGAAGGTGCGCGGCTACCAGCAGGGGCGCTTCTCGTTCAACGTCAAGGGCGGCCGCTGCGAGGCGTGCGCCGGCGACGGCACGATCAAGATCGAGATGAACTTCCTGCCGGACGTCTACGTCCCGTGCGAGGTCTGCAAGGGCGCGCGGTACAACCGCGAGACGCTCGAGGTGCACTACAAGGGCAAGACCGTCTCCGACGTGCTGGACATGCCGATCGAGGAGGCGGCCGAGTTCTTCGAGCCGATCAAGGCGATCCACCGGCACCTGGCCACGCTCGTCGACGTCGGGCTCGGCTACGTCCGGCTCGGGCAGCCCGCGCCGACGCTGTCGGGTGGTGAGGCCCAGCGCGTGAAGCTGGCCAGTGAGCTGCAGAAGCGCTCCACCGGCAAGACGGTCTACATCCTCGACGAGCCGACCACCGGCCTGCACTTCGAGGACATCAGCAAGCTGATCGGCGTGATCAACGGGCTGGTGGACAAGGGCAACACGGTGATCGTGATCGAGCACAACCTCGACGTCATCAAGACCTCCGACTGGATCATCGACATGGGCCCGGAAGGCGGCTCGGGCGGTGGCACGGTGGTTGCGGAGGGCACGCCGGAGTACCTGTCGGAGGTTGCGGAGAGCTACACCGGTGAGTATCTCCGCGGTGTGCTGAACCCGGCCTGA
- a CDS encoding HIRAN domain-containing protein, with the protein MWSLFTKKAPPTVALTPPPPNAPDYLPLPDDGRFPVAGESHYQPALFAAARGRVAGQEFDEHLPVTAALTPEPENEWDHHAVRVDVLIDGKPFRVGYLPRELAAEYQPSLLALGERGFVGTCAARITGGGERFYGIYLHVSRPRDLRVALGLAEPFVARRTEGAVLLHNDWSCTVTQEHAHQDVLARYAPAPGGEPRAVIASLCFCLIGSGKYRGQEAIEVRLDGARVGELTHAMSQRYGDRVRALTGQGLAVTCEAFTIRTARGVEVGLRMPPGR; encoded by the coding sequence ATGTGGTCGCTGTTCACCAAGAAGGCTCCTCCGACGGTCGCGCTGACCCCGCCTCCACCGAACGCGCCGGATTACCTGCCGTTGCCAGACGACGGACGGTTCCCGGTCGCCGGGGAATCGCACTACCAGCCGGCCCTGTTCGCGGCCGCGCGTGGCCGGGTCGCGGGGCAGGAGTTCGACGAGCACCTCCCCGTGACGGCGGCGCTCACACCCGAGCCCGAAAACGAATGGGACCACCACGCCGTGCGCGTCGACGTCTTGATCGACGGGAAGCCGTTCAGAGTCGGCTACCTGCCACGGGAACTCGCCGCCGAGTACCAGCCCTCGCTGCTCGCGCTGGGGGAACGCGGTTTCGTGGGCACCTGCGCCGCGCGGATCACCGGTGGCGGCGAGCGGTTCTATGGCATCTACCTGCACGTCTCCCGGCCGCGTGACCTGCGGGTCGCGCTCGGGTTAGCGGAACCGTTCGTCGCCCGTCGGACGGAGGGAGCGGTGCTGCTGCACAACGACTGGTCGTGCACGGTGACCCAAGAGCACGCGCACCAGGACGTGCTGGCGCGCTACGCACCGGCTCCCGGGGGCGAACCGCGGGCCGTGATCGCGTCGCTTTGCTTCTGTCTCATCGGAAGCGGGAAGTACCGCGGGCAGGAGGCGATCGAGGTCCGGCTGGACGGGGCGCGGGTCGGCGAGCTGACGCACGCCATGTCCCAGCGGTACGGCGACCGGGTGCGGGCGCTGACCGGCCAGGGGCTCGCGGTCACCTGTGAAGCGTTCACGATCAGGACCGCGAGAGGCGTCGAGGTCGGATTGCGGATGCCGCCGGGCCGGTGA
- a CDS encoding DUF1684 domain-containing protein has protein sequence MTVDFAREWQDWKTRRETDLADPYGWLALVSLDWLEDTPREYPGLPGRWWQDADAAYVDPDGGELVHDGEPITAVRRFELVNSGAGTRVTAGDLEIEIARRSGYLIRVHDPKAPVLQAFHGVPSYEPDPAWAVKARFEPFDSPRPTTVGAVVEGLSHVYTAPGRVRFELGGEEHTLTAFNGKNGGLSILFTDATSGVTTYAANRSLPVAAPSADGTVTLDFNRAVNLPCAFTDFATCPLPPEGNRLPLAVEAGEKVPYERG, from the coding sequence ATGACCGTGGACTTCGCCCGCGAGTGGCAGGACTGGAAGACCCGGCGCGAAACCGACCTCGCCGATCCGTACGGGTGGCTGGCGCTCGTTTCGCTCGACTGGCTGGAGGACACCCCGCGCGAGTACCCCGGGCTGCCTGGCCGCTGGTGGCAGGACGCGGACGCCGCGTACGTCGACCCGGACGGTGGCGAACTCGTCCACGACGGCGAGCCGATCACTGCCGTGCGCCGGTTCGAGCTGGTCAACAGCGGTGCCGGGACCCGGGTGACGGCCGGTGACCTCGAGATCGAGATCGCGCGCCGGTCCGGGTACCTGATCCGGGTGCACGACCCGAAAGCGCCGGTACTCCAAGCGTTCCACGGCGTCCCGTCCTACGAGCCGGACCCGGCCTGGGCCGTGAAGGCGCGGTTCGAGCCGTTCGACTCGCCGCGGCCCACGACCGTCGGCGCGGTCGTCGAAGGGCTCAGCCACGTCTACACCGCGCCCGGCCGGGTTCGCTTCGAACTCGGCGGCGAGGAGCACACGCTCACCGCGTTCAACGGCAAGAACGGCGGCCTCAGCATCCTCTTCACCGACGCCACCAGCGGCGTCACGACGTACGCGGCCAACCGCTCGCTCCCGGTCGCCGCCCCGTCCGCCGACGGCACGGTGACGCTGGACTTCAACCGCGCCGTCAACCTGCCCTGCGCCTTCACGGACTTCGCCACCTGCCCGCTCCCGCCCGAGGGCAACCGCCTGCCGCTGGCGGTGGAAGCGGGGGAGAAGGTCCCGTACGAACGAGGCTGA
- a CDS encoding YchJ family protein: MSTSCPCGLGEPYDLCCGRLHDGSRSAPTAELLMRSRYCAFAVGDSAYLLETWHSTTRPKRLRLDGDRVWTGLEIIGRTGGGLLQNEGTVEFRAHYRLDGRSDAQHENSRFVREASRWFYLDAL, from the coding sequence GTGAGTACCTCCTGCCCCTGCGGCCTCGGCGAGCCGTATGACCTGTGCTGCGGCCGGCTCCATGACGGAAGCCGGTCCGCGCCGACTGCCGAGTTGCTGATGCGTTCGCGGTACTGCGCGTTCGCCGTCGGGGATTCGGCGTATCTGCTCGAAACCTGGCACTCGACTACCCGGCCGAAGCGACTGCGGTTGGACGGCGATCGGGTGTGGACCGGGCTGGAGATCATCGGGCGCACAGGTGGCGGGCTGCTGCAGAACGAGGGCACGGTCGAGTTCCGGGCGCACTACCGGCTCGACGGCCGGTCCGACGCGCAGCACGAGAACAGCCGCTTCGTCCGCGAAGCAAGTCGCTGGTTTTACCTCGACGCGCTCTGA
- a CDS encoding helicase HerA domain-containing protein: MSAGPREALEALRADSALTQEHVWTTQPVHVRSLNAEAQGMLAKGLRAAADSQGPSPIGVVLNGRQGAGKTHLLGWFRQQLRAEGYFFLSNLGDVSGFWADIADAILHGLMEDGRNGQNQLGVFLQRICALAKVPPPLAAAVRGETELTPRELDQFIAALKRYDRRVAFDCQDVARALVLLAADASRLNTIGEDRLHSAEDLDPEDRRTWGFRAAAPSPREVVGDVSKLLALTGPSVIAVDQIDTFVAQSRKRTTQIGSAQDDEETETKIEEVADGLMLLREETRRTLTVVACLPQTWDLIRNKAVASVRDRFTASSVLNRLQDDGIGRELVASWLQRTYERISFAPSHQTWPVAESAFAGISTLTPREVLNRISRHAEACLQSGEIRELVTFDESALEVLPFDGVVSGELPLPSTADLAPFDARFEELKAAADVRGPLDPDREDEAVPPLLRAALAAWVRERGSEGEWTVDPPPAGRRPSLHARLRWTVDEDETEERWSFRAASSNDGRNAVSRLKNAITASGVHDGGGRHLVLIRNIPWARGAATQEHLKKMTVAGGLSVPITEQDLRVFSALQVMSEEQRPGFFDWLGARRPASGSELLSAVLPDLPGGVPAEPVAEPVARAVEPAAPVVDEPGSSAMPTGVPTVPVGRLAADGSTVGVPLETLRKHVMIFAGSGSGKTVLIRRLVEECALQGVSSIVLDLNNDLARLGDPWPSPPARWGEGDREKAAEYLRGTEVVVWTPGKQNGRPLSFPPLPDFAAVLDDLDELEFAVNAAVASLASSARVGGKTAKADRGRAVLRQALQYYAGTGGRSLDGLIDVLTDLPDSVSGLANAGTIAADLAENLRTAQINDPALRRSANPVEPGSLLIPSEGRHARVSVVNFDGIPDREEQQSFVNRLQLELFAWIKKNPARDRPLGGLLVMDEAQDLAPSTSHAASTDSSIRLASQARKYGLGMILATQAPKAVHSRISGNATTQFFGRQNTAAHIDAARELARNKGRDLTDLATLPPGTFYVTSDNIRFQKVRPPFCLSHHPATTLTGDEVVDRARR; the protein is encoded by the coding sequence ATGAGCGCCGGGCCGAGGGAAGCGCTGGAAGCGCTGCGCGCCGATTCCGCGCTGACCCAGGAGCACGTGTGGACGACGCAGCCGGTCCACGTCCGGTCCCTGAACGCCGAGGCGCAAGGCATGCTCGCCAAAGGACTGCGGGCCGCGGCCGACAGCCAGGGGCCGAGCCCGATCGGCGTGGTGCTGAACGGACGGCAAGGGGCGGGCAAGACACACCTGCTCGGCTGGTTCCGCCAGCAGCTGCGCGCCGAGGGCTACTTCTTCCTCAGCAACCTGGGCGACGTCAGCGGGTTCTGGGCGGACATCGCCGACGCGATCCTGCACGGGCTGATGGAGGACGGCCGGAACGGACAGAACCAGCTTGGTGTGTTCCTCCAACGGATCTGCGCACTGGCGAAGGTGCCGCCGCCGCTCGCGGCGGCGGTGCGGGGCGAGACGGAGCTGACCCCGCGTGAGCTGGACCAGTTCATCGCCGCGCTGAAGCGGTACGACCGGCGGGTCGCGTTCGACTGCCAGGACGTCGCCCGCGCGCTGGTCCTGCTGGCGGCCGACGCCTCGCGGCTGAACACCATCGGGGAGGACCGGCTGCACTCGGCCGAGGACCTCGACCCCGAGGACCGGCGGACGTGGGGGTTCCGGGCCGCTGCGCCGTCGCCGCGGGAGGTCGTCGGCGACGTGTCCAAGCTGCTGGCGCTGACCGGCCCGAGCGTGATCGCCGTGGACCAGATCGACACCTTCGTCGCGCAGTCCCGGAAGCGGACCACCCAGATCGGCTCGGCGCAGGACGACGAGGAAACCGAGACGAAGATCGAAGAGGTCGCCGACGGCCTGATGCTGCTGCGCGAGGAGACCCGGCGGACGCTCACGGTCGTCGCCTGCCTGCCCCAGACCTGGGATCTGATCAGGAACAAGGCGGTCGCGTCGGTGCGGGACCGGTTCACCGCGTCGTCGGTGCTCAACCGGCTCCAGGACGACGGGATCGGCCGCGAGCTCGTCGCGTCCTGGCTCCAGCGGACCTACGAGCGGATCTCGTTCGCCCCCTCGCACCAGACCTGGCCGGTGGCTGAGTCGGCGTTCGCCGGGATCAGCACGCTGACCCCGCGCGAGGTGCTGAACCGGATCTCCCGCCACGCCGAGGCGTGCCTGCAGAGCGGGGAGATCCGCGAGCTGGTGACGTTCGACGAGTCCGCGCTGGAGGTGCTGCCGTTCGACGGCGTGGTCTCGGGCGAGCTGCCTTTGCCGTCCACGGCGGACCTCGCGCCGTTCGACGCCCGGTTCGAAGAGCTGAAGGCCGCCGCCGACGTGCGCGGCCCGCTCGACCCGGACCGGGAGGACGAGGCGGTGCCCCCGCTGCTTCGCGCCGCCCTGGCCGCGTGGGTCAGGGAGCGTGGCTCGGAAGGCGAGTGGACCGTCGACCCGCCGCCCGCGGGACGGCGGCCCTCGCTGCACGCCCGGCTCCGGTGGACCGTCGACGAGGACGAGACCGAAGAACGGTGGTCCTTCCGCGCGGCGTCGAGCAACGACGGCCGCAACGCGGTGAGCCGGCTGAAGAACGCCATCACCGCGTCCGGGGTGCACGACGGCGGCGGACGCCATCTCGTGCTGATCCGCAACATCCCGTGGGCGCGGGGCGCGGCCACGCAGGAGCACCTCAAGAAGATGACCGTGGCCGGTGGGCTTTCGGTGCCGATCACCGAGCAGGACCTCCGGGTCTTCTCGGCGTTGCAGGTCATGTCGGAGGAGCAGCGGCCTGGTTTCTTCGACTGGCTCGGCGCGCGCCGGCCCGCGTCCGGGAGCGAGTTGCTGTCCGCGGTCTTGCCGGACCTCCCCGGAGGTGTGCCCGCCGAGCCTGTTGCCGAGCCTGTTGCGCGGGCAGTCGAACCTGCCGCGCCGGTCGTCGACGAGCCCGGTTCTTCCGCGATGCCTACCGGCGTCCCCACGGTGCCGGTCGGCCGGCTGGCCGCGGACGGGTCGACGGTCGGCGTCCCGCTCGAAACCCTGCGCAAGCACGTGATGATCTTCGCCGGCTCGGGTTCGGGGAAGACCGTGCTCATCCGCCGGCTGGTCGAGGAATGCGCGCTGCAGGGCGTTTCCTCGATCGTGCTGGACCTCAACAACGACCTCGCGCGCCTCGGCGACCCGTGGCCGTCGCCGCCGGCGAGGTGGGGCGAGGGGGACCGCGAGAAGGCCGCCGAGTACCTCCGTGGCACCGAGGTTGTCGTGTGGACGCCGGGAAAGCAGAACGGCCGGCCGTTGAGCTTCCCGCCACTGCCGGACTTCGCGGCCGTGCTGGACGATCTTGACGAGCTGGAGTTCGCTGTCAACGCCGCGGTCGCGTCACTGGCGTCGAGCGCGCGGGTGGGCGGGAAGACGGCGAAGGCGGACCGGGGCCGGGCGGTGCTCCGGCAGGCGTTGCAGTACTACGCCGGCACCGGCGGCCGGAGTCTCGACGGGCTGATCGACGTGCTCACGGACCTCCCGGACAGCGTGAGCGGCCTGGCCAACGCCGGCACCATCGCGGCGGACCTCGCCGAGAACCTGCGTACCGCGCAGATCAACGACCCGGCGCTGCGCCGGTCGGCGAACCCGGTCGAGCCGGGTTCGCTGCTGATCCCGTCCGAGGGCCGGCACGCGCGGGTGTCGGTGGTGAACTTCGACGGCATCCCGGACCGGGAGGAGCAGCAGAGCTTCGTCAACCGGCTGCAGCTGGAACTGTTCGCCTGGATCAAGAAGAACCCGGCGCGGGACCGCCCGCTCGGCGGCCTGCTGGTGATGGACGAGGCGCAGGACCTGGCCCCGTCGACGAGCCACGCGGCCAGCACGGACAGCAGCATCCGGCTCGCGTCGCAGGCCCGGAAGTACGGGCTGGGCATGATCCTCGCGACACAGGCGCCGAAAGCCGTGCACAGCCGCATCTCCGGCAACGCGACCACGCAGTTCTTCGGCCGCCAGAACACCGCCGCCCACATCGACGCGGCGCGGGAACTGGCCCGCAACAAGGGCCGCGACCTGACCGACCTGGCCACCCTCCCACCCGGCACCTTCTACGTGACGAGCGACAACATCCGGTTCCAGAAGGTGCGCCCGCCCTTCTGCCTCAGCCACCACCCGGCCACGACCCTGACCGGAGACGAGGTGGTCGACCGCGCCCGGCGGTGA
- a CDS encoding beta family protein encodes MHPGRPLVAVKCKSGELNALRQLSSADDAQADVIVELLDSVKPSGKLLPALVQAAVNVAQFNRTLWLDTTWLTAGSPLAQQRGGVFEYLDDIIESAMVQSLGLLAVDRAGLVPVISVDASNDELRRVRLLIEHKDRDIAIRIRRPAPRLAERIRSIMRLTGTEPGRVHAVIDTGFVETVRAHQVASIAEAATTTSDLLGPGATKLLAGSIPRERKTYATILLDRPEVTLWNEVRNGCSGDIGYGDYGVTHPEPPAAGGNARSPFPYLCYTVPRRTVILRRKQKKGDVAAELFADLAEELVERDDFAGPGYSWGDRELTQCRPTGSKVAGAVPRWIAMATSHHLQHVSHRPADDL; translated from the coding sequence ATGCACCCTGGCCGCCCGCTGGTGGCAGTCAAATGCAAAAGCGGTGAGCTCAATGCCCTCCGCCAGCTCAGCTCCGCGGACGACGCGCAGGCAGACGTGATCGTCGAGCTGCTCGATTCCGTGAAGCCCAGCGGTAAACTGCTGCCCGCACTCGTCCAGGCCGCGGTCAACGTCGCGCAATTCAACCGGACCTTGTGGCTGGACACGACTTGGCTCACCGCCGGCAGCCCGCTGGCACAGCAACGGGGCGGGGTTTTCGAGTACCTCGACGACATCATCGAATCCGCCATGGTGCAGAGCCTGGGGCTCCTCGCCGTCGATCGGGCCGGCTTGGTCCCGGTCATCTCGGTCGACGCCTCGAACGACGAACTACGGCGGGTCCGGCTGCTGATCGAGCACAAAGACCGCGATATCGCCATCCGGATCCGCCGCCCGGCACCGAGGCTCGCCGAGCGGATCCGATCGATCATGCGGTTGACCGGCACCGAGCCCGGACGCGTCCATGCCGTGATCGACACCGGATTCGTCGAAACCGTACGAGCCCATCAGGTGGCTTCGATAGCGGAAGCCGCTACGACGACGTCAGATCTGCTGGGTCCCGGGGCGACCAAGCTTCTGGCCGGATCGATCCCACGCGAACGGAAGACCTACGCGACAATCCTGCTTGACCGTCCAGAGGTCACGCTGTGGAACGAGGTACGCAACGGCTGCTCCGGCGACATCGGTTACGGCGATTACGGTGTGACGCACCCAGAGCCTCCCGCAGCCGGGGGCAACGCCCGAAGCCCTTTCCCCTACCTCTGTTACACGGTGCCTCGAAGGACCGTGATACTGCGCCGGAAACAGAAGAAAGGCGATGTGGCGGCCGAATTGTTCGCCGATCTGGCCGAGGAACTGGTCGAGCGAGACGACTTCGCCGGTCCCGGCTATTCATGGGGCGATCGCGAGTTGACGCAGTGCCGGCCGACCGGCAGCAAGGTCGCCGGGGCGGTACCCCGATGGATCGCCATGGCCACCTCGCACCACCTCCAGCACGTGTCACACCGGCCTGCGGACGATCTCTGA
- the rnhA gene encoding ribonuclease HI, producing the protein MAEDNEQAVEIYTDGACSGNPGPGGWGAYLRYGRHERELYGGETTVTTNNRMELMAPIRALESLKRPSVVRIYTDSTYVRNGITQWVARWKKNGWQTQAKQPVKNADLWQRLESAGERHQVEWLWVKGHAGLPENEKADQLAVRGAKEAAESGVRRARA; encoded by the coding sequence GTGGCGGAGGACAACGAACAGGCTGTGGAGATCTACACCGACGGCGCCTGCAGCGGCAATCCCGGCCCCGGCGGCTGGGGCGCGTACCTGCGGTACGGCCGGCACGAGCGCGAGCTCTACGGCGGCGAGACCACGGTGACCACCAACAACCGCATGGAGCTGATGGCGCCGATCCGCGCGCTGGAGAGCCTCAAGCGCCCGTCGGTGGTGCGGATTTACACCGACAGCACCTACGTGCGCAACGGCATCACGCAATGGGTCGCCCGCTGGAAGAAGAACGGCTGGCAGACCCAGGCCAAGCAGCCCGTGAAGAACGCCGACCTCTGGCAGCGCCTCGAGTCCGCGGGCGAACGGCACCAGGTCGAGTGGCTGTGGGTCAAGGGACACGCGGGCCTGCCGGAGAACGAGAAGGCGGACCAGCTCGCCGTGCGCGGCGCGAAAGAAGCCGCCGAATCCGGGGTACGGCGCGCACGGGCGTGA
- a CDS encoding MBL fold metallo-hydrolase, producing the protein MNIVDSYTGHVEPGGDAARRTLDALTITKLSVGPMDNNAYLLVCRAENEALLIDAASDPERISDLIGHGPERPALRTVVTTHQHPDHWQALGAVAGANGANTAAHPLDAEPLPIPPDFLVEHGDALKVGQVTLEVIHLRGHTPGSIALLYRDPTGHAHLFTGDSLFPGGIGRTTSPEDFTSLLDDVSSRIFDELPDDTWFYPGHGDDSTLGAERPKLAEWRGRGW; encoded by the coding sequence GTGAACATCGTCGACTCTTACACCGGGCACGTCGAACCGGGCGGCGACGCCGCGCGACGCACGCTGGATGCGCTGACCATCACGAAGCTTTCGGTCGGGCCGATGGACAACAACGCGTACCTGCTCGTCTGCCGCGCCGAGAACGAGGCCCTGCTCATCGACGCGGCGAGCGACCCGGAGCGCATCTCGGACCTGATCGGGCACGGCCCGGAGCGCCCGGCGCTGCGCACCGTCGTGACGACCCACCAGCACCCGGACCACTGGCAGGCCCTGGGCGCGGTGGCGGGCGCGAACGGCGCGAACACCGCGGCGCACCCCCTGGACGCCGAGCCGCTGCCGATCCCCCCGGACTTCCTGGTGGAACACGGCGACGCGCTGAAGGTGGGCCAGGTCACCCTGGAGGTGATCCACCTGCGCGGCCACACCCCTGGCTCGATCGCCCTCCTCTACCGCGACCCGACCGGCCACGCGCACCTCTTCACGGGCGACTCGCTCTTCCCGGGCGGCATCGGGCGGACCACCTCACCTGAGGACTTCACGTCCCTGCTTGACGACGTGTCGTCGCGCATCTTCGACGAGCTGCCGGACGACACTTGGTTCTATCCGGGCCACGGGGACGACTCGACGCTTGGGGCGGAACGTCCGAAGCTGGCTGAATGGCGCGGACGCGGCTGGTGA
- a CDS encoding DUF4365 domain-containing protein, giving the protein MLEALGRHGNFGEDYVRTLASAAGLLVRAYSLERDGIDLGIRFPGRVNGVASPGIEVQIRAWPDPREAPSAAEWDFTGITEVQFNRIAGDDFTIPRYLVLVRVPPEIGEYAEFRTDGMLFRHLAYYWSGRDEAPVGEPSPERHRSVRVPVANVLTVRSLRALVCSVQPQDGSVA; this is encoded by the coding sequence GTGCTGGAAGCCTTGGGTCGCCACGGTAATTTCGGCGAGGATTACGTCCGCACGCTTGCCTCCGCGGCTGGCTTGCTCGTGCGCGCGTACAGTCTCGAGCGGGACGGAATCGACCTCGGCATTCGTTTCCCCGGCCGCGTGAACGGCGTCGCTTCGCCGGGTATCGAAGTGCAGATTCGGGCGTGGCCGGACCCGCGCGAAGCGCCATCCGCAGCGGAATGGGACTTCACCGGAATCACAGAGGTGCAATTCAACCGCATCGCCGGTGACGACTTCACCATCCCGCGGTATCTGGTGCTGGTCAGGGTTCCACCGGAAATCGGCGAGTACGCTGAATTCCGCACGGACGGAATGCTCTTCCGGCACCTGGCCTACTACTGGTCGGGCCGCGACGAGGCCCCCGTCGGCGAGCCCAGCCCCGAGCGCCACCGCTCCGTGCGGGTGCCGGTCGCGAACGTGCTGACCGTCCGCAGCCTGCGCGCGCTGGTCTGCTCGGTGCAGCCGCAGGACGGGAGCGTCGCATGA